One stretch of Bombus pascuorum chromosome 14, iyBomPasc1.1, whole genome shotgun sequence DNA includes these proteins:
- the LOC132914124 gene encoding uncharacterized protein LOC132914124, which produces MVTTINEQLTRLLAQINALNFDNARPSRQQSRSCRRSSSRQRSQQPGLCYYHSTFQDRAKKYRSPCTWNQKRDQPSINATKDDGLGTGRIFVTDKTTKISFLMDTGADTCVYPRNKVREPANKNDYELIAANGKRIATYGTITVSLNLSLRRAFKWRFVVADVQTPTIGVDFLSHYGLFVDPQNKWLLDTITQLSTKGFAAIADVASIKTIDGESPYHRLLAEFPDLTRPLVFRRSSLRQGVQHHIKTTPEPPVHVKPYRLASDQLKLAKAEFGVMIEQGMMQPSRSPWASLLHIVPKEDGGIRPCGDYRALNARTIPDRYTPHIEDFAQNLYGHHRPPL; this is translated from the exons ATGGTCACCACCATCAACGAACAACTGACCAGACTGCTGGCGCAAATAAATGCGCTGAACTTCGACAATGCCCGCCCTTCACGTCAGCAAAGCAGGAGTTGTCGAAGATCGAGTTCGAGACAAAGATCGCAACAGCCCGGTCTCTGTTATTATCACTCAACGTTCCAGGATCGCGCGAAGAAGTATCGCTCCCCATGCACCTGGAATCAGAAACGGGATCAGCCGTCCATAAACGCGACAAAAGATGACGGCTTGGGAACCGGCCGTATCTTCGTCACGGACAAAACgacgaaaatttcattcttaatgGACACCGGTGCCGACACATGTGTGTATCCACGCAACAAGGTACGCGAACCCGCGAATAAAAACGACTATGAACTGATTGCAGCCAATGGAAAGCGGATTGCGACGTATGGCACCATCACCGTGTCCCTCAACCTATCACTACGTCGAGCCTTCAAGTGGCGTTTTGTAGTTGCCGATGTGCAAACGCCCACTATTGGTGTCGATTTCCTGAGCCATTATGGGTTGTTCGTAGACCCACAAAATAAATGGCTCCTCGACACGATTACACAACTGTCGACAAAGGGATTCGCCGCTATAGCCGACGTAGCGTCAATCAAAACCATCGATGGAGAATCACCGTACCACAGACTACTGGCGGAATTCCCAGATTTAACGAGACCGCTCGTTTTCCGGAGAAGTTCTCTACGACAAGGTGTGCAGCATCATATCAAGACGACGCCCGAACCCCCCGTCCACGTGAAACCATACCGCCTCGCCTCCGACCAACTCAAACTGGCGAAGGCTGAATTCGGAGTCATGATAGAGCAAGGCATGATGCAGCCATCGAGAAGCCCATGGGCATCACTCTTGCACATCGTTCCAAAGGAGGACGGAGGGATTCGACCTTGTGGTGACTATCGGGCATTGAATGCCCGCACCATTCCGGATAGATATACACCGCACATAGAAGACTTTGCGCAGAATCTGTATG GCCACCACCGACCGCCATTATGA